One genomic window of Phalacrocorax aristotelis chromosome 21, bGulAri2.1, whole genome shotgun sequence includes the following:
- the NUCKS1 gene encoding nuclear ubiquitous casein and cyclin-dependent kinase substrate 1 isoform X1 gives MSRPVRNRKVVDYSQFQESDDADEDYGRDSGPPSKKIRSSPREAKNKRRSGKNSQEDSEDSEEKDVKTKKDDSHSADEDFGSEDDDLGADDGKADSDYESSQKSKKGKKAKPEKNKRAASKSRKRPAEDSEDEKEDHKNVRQQRQAASKAASKQREMLMDDVGSEEEEQEDDEAQFQETDSGSDEDFLMEDDDDSDYGSSKKKNKKVSKKSKPERKEKKMPKPRLKATVTPSPVKGKGKAGRPTASKATKEKTPSPKEEDEEPESPPEKKKSASPPPEKSGDEGSEDEAPSGED, from the exons ATGTCGAGGCCTGTCAG GAACAGGAAGGTGGTCGATTACTCCCAGTTTCAGGAATCAGATGATGCtg ATGAAGATTATGGAAGAGATTCAGGTCCCCCATCCAAGAAAATCCGTTCATCTCCCCGGGAGGCTAAAAATAAGAGGCGATCTGGGAAGAATTCTCAGGAGGACAG tgaggattcagaagaaaaagatgtgaAGACTAAGAAAGATGATTCACACTCGGCAG ATGAAGATTTTGGCAGTGAAGATGATGACTTAGGAGCAGATGATGGCAAAGCTGACAGTGACTATGAGAGCtctcaaaaaagcaaaaaaggaaaaaaggctaAACCAGAAAAGAATAAGAGAGCAGCCTCCAAATCCAGGAAAAGGCCtgcag AGGACAGTGAGGACGAGAAAGAAGACCACAAAAATGTGCGTCAGCAACGACAGGCAGCATCCAAAGCAGCTTCTAAACAACGAGAGATGCTCATGGATGATGTGGGTagtgaggaggaagaacaagAGGATGACGAGGCACAGTTCCAGGAGA CAGATTCAGGAAGCGATGAAGACTTCCTCatggaagatgatgatgatagTGACTACGGcagttcaaaaaagaaaaacaaaaaggtctCGAAGAAATCCAAgccagagaggaaagaaaagaaaatgccgAAGCCCAGGCTAAAGGCTACAG tgacCCCCAGTCCAGTGAAAGGCAAAGGGAAGGCAGGCCGCCCCACAGCTTCCAaggcaacaaaagaaaagaccCCATCCCCCAAAGAAGAGGATGAAGAGCCTGAAAGTcccccagaaaagaaaaaatcagccAGCCCTCCACCAGAGAAGTCAGGGGATGAGGGATCTGAAGATGAAGCACCCTCTGGTGAAGATTAA
- the NUCKS1 gene encoding nuclear ubiquitous casein and cyclin-dependent kinase substrate 1 isoform X2: MSRPVRNRKVVDYSQFQESDDADEDYGRDSGPPSKKIRSSPREAKNKRRSGKNSQEDSEDSEEKDVKTKKDDSHSADEDFGSEDDDLGADDGKADSDYESSQKSKKGKKAKPEKNKRAASKSRKRPAEDSEDEKEDHKNVRQQRQAASKAASKQREMLMDDVGSEEEEQEDDEAQFQENSGSDEDFLMEDDDDSDYGSSKKKNKKVSKKSKPERKEKKMPKPRLKATVTPSPVKGKGKAGRPTASKATKEKTPSPKEEDEEPESPPEKKKSASPPPEKSGDEGSEDEAPSGED, translated from the exons ATGTCGAGGCCTGTCAG GAACAGGAAGGTGGTCGATTACTCCCAGTTTCAGGAATCAGATGATGCtg ATGAAGATTATGGAAGAGATTCAGGTCCCCCATCCAAGAAAATCCGTTCATCTCCCCGGGAGGCTAAAAATAAGAGGCGATCTGGGAAGAATTCTCAGGAGGACAG tgaggattcagaagaaaaagatgtgaAGACTAAGAAAGATGATTCACACTCGGCAG ATGAAGATTTTGGCAGTGAAGATGATGACTTAGGAGCAGATGATGGCAAAGCTGACAGTGACTATGAGAGCtctcaaaaaagcaaaaaaggaaaaaaggctaAACCAGAAAAGAATAAGAGAGCAGCCTCCAAATCCAGGAAAAGGCCtgcag AGGACAGTGAGGACGAGAAAGAAGACCACAAAAATGTGCGTCAGCAACGACAGGCAGCATCCAAAGCAGCTTCTAAACAACGAGAGATGCTCATGGATGATGTGGGTagtgaggaggaagaacaagAGGATGACGAGGCACAGTTCCAGGAGA ATTCAGGAAGCGATGAAGACTTCCTCatggaagatgatgatgatagTGACTACGGcagttcaaaaaagaaaaacaaaaaggtctCGAAGAAATCCAAgccagagaggaaagaaaagaaaatgccgAAGCCCAGGCTAAAGGCTACAG tgacCCCCAGTCCAGTGAAAGGCAAAGGGAAGGCAGGCCGCCCCACAGCTTCCAaggcaacaaaagaaaagaccCCATCCCCCAAAGAAGAGGATGAAGAGCCTGAAAGTcccccagaaaagaaaaaatcagccAGCCCTCCACCAGAGAAGTCAGGGGATGAGGGATCTGAAGATGAAGCACCCTCTGGTGAAGATTAA
- the RAB29 gene encoding ras-related protein Rab-7L1 isoform X5, with protein sequence MTRLYYREASACIIMFDVTNISTFSNSQKWKQDLDSKLMLPDGNPVPCLLLANKCDLSPWAVTRDEVDRFSKENGFSGWVETSVKENKNINESMRVLIEKMMSSSAGDGSSSAVGSGDYINIKETTPPGWACC encoded by the exons ATGACCCGGCTGTACTACAGGGAGGCGTCAGCCTGCATTATCATGTTTGATGTCACCAACATCAGCACGTTCAGCAACAGCcagaagtggaagcaggatttggACAGCAAGCTCATGCTGCCAGACGGGAACCCCGTGCCTTGCCTACTGCTGGCTAACAAA TGCGACCTTTCCCCATGGGCAGTGACAAGAGACGAAGTGGATCggttcagcaaagaaaatggcttttctggTTGGGTGGAGACATCTGTcaaggaaaacaagaatattAATGAGTCCATGAG GGTCCTGATTGAAAAGATGATGTCCTCATCCGCTGGTGATGGAAGTTCCTCTGCTGTGGGGAGTGGGGATTATATTAACATAAAAGAGACAACCCCGCCAGGCTGGGCCTGCTGTTAG